TTTACCATCGTGGGCATCACGCTGCTCGTGGGCGTGCTGATCGGGGCCATCAGCGGCTTCTATGGCGGCTGGATCGACAACCTGATCCAGCGCTTCATTGACGTTCTGTTCGCCATGCCGGGCCTGGTGCTGACCGTGGTGATCCTGACCATCCTGCGGGCCAAGAATCCGGGCGGCGACCCCACCTGGCCGATCATCTTTGCCTACAGCGTGGCGGGCTGGGCCTCGTACGCCCGCGTGATCCGCGGCGACGTCCTGAAGACCCGGCAGCTGGAATACGTGGACGCTGCGCGCGGCCTGGGTGCGCGCGACATGCGCATGATCCTGAAGCACATCATCCCCAACAGCGTAACCACCGTGTTCACGATCGCCGTGCTGGACCTCGCGACCGTGCCGCTGGGCATCGCCGCCCTGAGCTTCCTGGGCCTGGGCTTCGAGCCGGGGTACTCCGAGTGGGGACAGCTGGTGGACTTTGCCCGCGCGTGGCTCAAACCCGAATACTGGTACGTGCTGGTGTTTCCCGCCGCCTTCATCGTGCTGTTCAGCTTGGCCTTCAACCTGTTCGGGGACGGTCTGCGCGACGCACTCGATCCGAAGACGCGGTAGGTTCGCAAAAGAGATTCAGAAGCAGGCGGCGCACAGGGAATCTCCTGTGCGCCGCCTGCTTCTGTTGTTCAGGAACCCGTGGTGTCGGCGGTTTCCGGGCCCCGCACCCAGTCGGGCAGCTGCTTCCAGACCCACAGGTGCAGAATCAGTGCCAGGATCAGAAACGACAGGACCGCCCACCCCTGCGACAGGGTGGCGCAGGCGAGCAGCAGCGGCACTCCGGGAACCGTCGCCGCCTGGATCGCCGCAGTCAGGGCAGCCTGATGTGCGGGCTGGTCTTTTTTCCTGGCAGCGTAGCGCGCCAGGGTCAGGGCCACCAGGGATACCCCCAGCGCCACCCCTCCCAGAATGAGCAGCGCGGGGAGAGGCACCGGAACCGGACGGGTCCAGACCAGCAGCCCCCCCAGCACCGCACCGGGCAGGGCCAGGGCCAGCAGGGCCCACAGGTAAACGCGGCGGGCAGCGCGGATCAGCCCCGCCCGACCGGCACGCATTTCCTGAATCAGGGCTTCCAGCATGGGCCGCTTCAGACGCGGGCCGCCAGTTGGTGCGCGTGGGCCGGGCGGCCCCCCACCAGAACCTCGGCACCCTCCGGCAGTTCCTTGCGCAGCCGCGCGAGGCTCAGGCCGCCCGCGTTCAGGCCGGCCTGCCCCACCACCTTGCCGTCACGCACGACCTGCGCGCCGGCCTCCCAGCCCTCCCCCGCCAGCCGGGCGAGGTGGTACCGGGCATTGCCGCGCGCCTCCAGCCGGGCCATGATCTCCTGGCCCACGTAACACCCCTTGCGGTAGCTGATGGCCGGCAGCGGCCCGCCCACGTCCAGGCCCACCTCCTGCGGCAGCGTGCCGGTAAAGCCGTCGCGGGCAATGTCGGGAATCCCGGCGCGGACCCGGGCGGCGTCCAGGGTGGCCAGGGACACCTCCTCGCCCGGAAGGACAGCCCGCACCTCATCCTCGTGCTGGGCAAGGTAATGCAGGTCCACGCCCGCCTCCCCCGTGCGGTTCACCCGTCCGACCAGCACCGTTGCGCCCCCCAGCTCGAAGCTCTGCGCGTCCGGACCATCGGCCTGCCAGCCGGGCAAACTGTCGGCACGCCAGACATGCACGGTGCGCAGCGTCTCCGACACGTCCTGAAGCTCCACCTGATCGAAGATGATGTAACGCTTGAGCCGGGCGAGCAGCGAGGCCGACTGCCCGGCATCCAGGTGCAGGTACACGTCATCGGCCCGCCGGTACGCCCGCGCGAAGTGCTCGATCTGTCCGCGCACGTTCAGAAAGGCGCAGGCCACCAGCCCCGGCGTCGGCGCGCCGCGCAGGTCGCCGGTCATCTGCCCCTGCACAAAGTCCACACGGTCCGCGCCGGTCACGCGCAGTCCGCCCGAGGGAAGAAAGGTCCACATGACGCCAGGGTACGGGAAATGCGGCGCGGCAAGTGAAAGGGAGGCGGGAAAACAGCTTCCGGCCTCCCCCGCAGCGCTCAGGCTTCCTTCAGTCGCTCGCCACGGCCAGTTCGCGGCGCACGCTCCTGAGCCCCTGCGCCTGCCGGGTAAGGTGCCAGCGGTTCAGGTCGGCGACCGACTCGCGGATGATCGCTCCGGCGCGGGGCAACGCGGCGCGGCGGCCCTGCATGTTGTGGTTGACCACCGCCGTCAGGTCGTCGAGGTTCAGCAGGTGGGCGCCGCGCACGTCGGCAATGTCGGGGGCCAGGATGCGCGGCACGCTGATGTCAATCAGGAACATGGCGCGGTCCTCACGCCCCGCCAGCGCCGCCGCCACCGCCTCTCCGTGCAGCACGTAATGCGGCGCGGCGCTGGACGCAATCACCACATCGGCCTCGGGCAGCGCCTCGTGCAGGTACTCGGCGGCGCAGACCCGCCCGCCGAGTTTCTCGGCCAGCTGACGGGCCCGCTCGGCGGTGCGGTTCACCACGATCACGTCCTCGACTCCGGCGGCGCGCAGGTGCGTCAGGGTCAGCTCGGCCGTCTCGCCCGCACCGAGAATCAGGGCGGTGCGCCCAGAAAGGCCCCCGAGCGCCAGGCCCGCCAGTTCCACGGCCGCGCTGGACACGCTGACCACGCGGTCGCTCAGGCCGGTCTCACTGCGGACCCGCTTGCCGGCGGCCAGCGCTCCCTGGGCAATCTTGTTCAACAGGGTGCCGCTCAGGCCGCGCGCGTGGGCGTCCTGCCACGCCCGCTTGACCTGTCCCTGAATCTGGGTCTCCCCGATCACCAGGCTGTCGAGCCCGGCCGCCACCCGGTACAGGTGGGTCACGGCGGCTTCACCACAGTGGCTGTACAGGTGGTCTTCCAGGGCGTGGCCCCACGCGCCCTGAAACGCCGCCAGCGCGTCGCCGGACAGCCCGGCGAAGTAGACCTCGGTGCGGTTGCAGGTGGAAAGCAGCATCACCTCGCGGGCATGCTGGCCCAGATGCGCCAGCAGCGCCTCTTCCTCGCCGGCACGCACGGCGGCGCGTTCGCGCACCTCGACCGGAGCAGTGTGGTGGTTGAGGCCGACCACCACGAAATCCAGCGGATCGGGCGTGGGCCCATGCGCCTGGCGCAGCAGGGTGCGGGCGGTGGGACAGGCCAGCGTCATGCGGGCACTCCCAGGGCGGCTTGGATGTCGTCACGCAGGCGCTGCAGCGCGCTCTCGCGGCCCGCACCTTCCAGGCTCAGGGCCTGTTCGCGGGCCGTGACCCAGCCGCTGATCTGCGCGTCACCGGGCAGCAGCTGGGCCACCCGCTCGGCGACTGCCCGCGCAAGCATGGGCAGCTCGCGCCCGGTGCCCACAGCCACCTGAACGCCCGCACGCTGCGCGGTCGCTGGAAAGCGCACCTCCCCCAGCGTCGCGTCGGCGGCATGGTTCACCAGCGCGCCGACACGCCGCGCCTCGGCGGCGGCGGCGGCGTTGACGTCTGGCCGGTCGGTGGCCACCACGACCAGCCGTGCCCCCATCAGATCGCCCTCCCGGTAGGGCCGGCGCTCCAGCTGAACCGGCAGTGTACGCAAGTCCGGGTGCAGCTCGGGGGCAATGACCGTCACCTGCAGTTCTGCGGCCAGCAGGGTACGAACGCGGCGCAGCGCCACGGCACCTCCGCCGACGACCACCGCCCGCTGGGCGCACAGATTCAGGAACACGGGCAGCACACTCACACCGCGCAGCATAGCGCGTCCGGCCGGGGCAGCCGTCCCCGACCGAACGGTCAGAAAGTCGGCTGGGACGGAATTCTCTGGGGCCACCTGCGGGCGGCGCGGGCCTACTCCGTGCGCAGGTCCGCTGGGGTTCTTTCCTCTGCCTCGGGATACGCATCGTCATACAGGGCGGCGTAATGTTCGCCCAGACCCACCAGAAACCCCATCTCCTCGCGGGTGGTGCGGGCGCTCAGGCGGGTCTCGAAGCTCAGCAGCAGCGCGGCAAACGCCAGCGAGGCCGAGCCCAGCACCGCCACCACCACCGGCAGCAGCCCCGCCGCCTCGCCGAGCAGCGAAGACCCGCCGATCAGGATGCTGGTCAGCACCAGCAGCGCCACGGCCACGTACAGCGCGGTCATGGCCCGCACGAGCAGGCGGGTCCGGCGGGCCAGCCGGGGCAACTGGCGCACGATCAGCCGTTTTTCCTCGCGGGCACGCGGTTCCTGCTGGCCTTCGGGCGACACCAGAAAGCGGAAGCGCGCGGTCAGGTGCCGCACCCGGTCGGTGGCGCGGCCCACCCGCGTGCTCGTGCTCATCAGCAGCGTGCCCGCTCCGCTGATCAGAACGGCGGGGGTGATCATGGCGGTCAGAACACTCAGGCTGGCGTCGGCCATGACGGCAGGCTAGCGCCGAACGGAGGCCAGCGCGCTCAGCTGTAGGCAGCTGGGAGGAGGGCACGCCCGGCAGACCGGCCTCGCACGGCCCTTCACAGAATCTGCACAGCCCGTAAACGGCTTCTGCACAGCCCGCCCGCATCCTTTGCTCAGACGGGAGAAGGCACCGCGCCGCCCCCGCCCCAAAGGAGCACACCATGAACAAGACCATTCTGTCCGCCATCCTGGGCCTGAGCCTGACCGTCAGCAGCGCCTTCGCCGCCTCGCCCATGCAGGTCACCGCCACCGACGGCAACCTGAGCTATACGGCGCTGTACACCGAGAGTTCGTGGATGGCCATCGCCGTGCCCGTCGCGGACCTGGGCGGCACGGTTCCCAGCGACCTGACCCTGAGCGCCGGCGACCTGGACGCAGGCACCACCATCACGCTCGACGGCGTGACCCGGCAGGGCGATCTGGTGCTGCTGCACGTCACAGTGAGCCGCGCGGACACCGGCAGGGCCATCAACCAGACCGCCACCATCGCCCTGAACTCGGGCGGACAGACCCTGACCACGGTGTCCATCCCAGTCCTGGGCGCCGCGAGCGCCGACGAGTAAGCCGCGGCGGTGGGGCCCGGCGCCCGGTGGCGCGGGCCCACGCGCGTGCTCTAGGCTGAGCGCATGTGGAGTTCACGGCGGGCAGCAGATGTGCCGGGCAGCGTATTCGCGCTGATGGACGCGGCCAAGCAACGGGCGCGGTCGGCCGGACGGGAGGTCATTGACCTGAGCATCGGCAGCAGCGATCAGGCTCCTTCACCGGCCGTACTGGAAACGCTGCGTGAGGCGACCCACGATCCGCTGACCTACCGCTACCCGCTGTTCAGCGACACGCGCCCGCTGCGCGAGGCCGCTGCCGCCTATCTGGGCCGGCGCTTCGGAGTGAACCTCGACGCCGAACGCGAGGTGCTGCCGCTGATCGGCGCTCAGGAGGGACTGGCCCACCTGCTGCTCGCGGTGACCGACCCCGGTGACACGCTGCTGCTGCCCGATCCGGGCTACCCGCCGTATCTGGGGGCGGCGGCGGTGGCCGGCGTGCGCGCGGTGACGCTGCCCCTGCTGCCCGAACGCGGCTTTCTGCCGGATCTGGACGCCCTTCCGGCCGACCTGCGCCCCCGCGCCCTGCTGCTGAACTACCCCAACAACCCGACCTCCGCGGTGGCCGACGCCGCCTTCTTCCGCGCGGTGGCGGCGTGGTGCCGGGCGCGCGGCACGCTGCTGATCCACGATCATCCCTACGCCGAGCTGACCTTCGGCGACTACCGCGCCCCCAGCGCCCTGGAAGCGGGGGTACAGGGGGTGGTGGAACTGCATTCGCTGAGCAAGACGCACCACATGGGCGGCTTCCGGGTGGGCTTTGCCGCCGGGGATGCCGACGCTCTGGCCGCGCTGGCCCGCGTGAAGGGAGCTGTGGATTTCCATCCGTACCTGGGCATCCAGCGGGCCGCTGCGCTCGCGCTGGGCCTGCCGGATGAGGTGGGCCGCGCCGGCGCGGCGGTGTTTCAGGAGCGCCGCGACG
This is a stretch of genomic DNA from Deinococcus aerophilus. It encodes these proteins:
- a CDS encoding ABC transporter permease, with amino-acid sequence MTTTSAPVALEKRGAFQMFWTGPAMRKLRRNPLAIGGLIITLLFALLALFAPLVARPTGNCLRDLGMTSQSQIYNPLAAPFWNAIFVPPASCYKIERLSFAQEPAPPNSVAGATAPFGTVNGYNIFYGLIWGTRTALKMAFTIVGITLLVGVLIGAISGFYGGWIDNLIQRFIDVLFAMPGLVLTVVILTILRAKNPGGDPTWPIIFAYSVAGWASYARVIRGDVLKTRQLEYVDAARGLGARDMRMILKHIIPNSVTTVFTIAVLDLATVPLGIAALSFLGLGFEPGYSEWGQLVDFARAWLKPEYWYVLVFPAAFIVLFSLAFNLFGDGLRDALDPKTR
- the ygfZ gene encoding CAF17-like 4Fe-4S cluster assembly/insertion protein YgfZ, with amino-acid sequence MWTFLPSGGLRVTGADRVDFVQGQMTGDLRGAPTPGLVACAFLNVRGQIEHFARAYRRADDVYLHLDAGQSASLLARLKRYIIFDQVELQDVSETLRTVHVWRADSLPGWQADGPDAQSFELGGATVLVGRVNRTGEAGVDLHYLAQHEDEVRAVLPGEEVSLATLDAARVRAGIPDIARDGFTGTLPQEVGLDVGGPLPAISYRKGCYVGQEIMARLEARGNARYHLARLAGEGWEAGAQVVRDGKVVGQAGLNAGGLSLARLRKELPEGAEVLVGGRPAHAHQLAARV
- the hemA gene encoding glutamyl-tRNA reductase is translated as MTLACPTARTLLRQAHGPTPDPLDFVVVGLNHHTAPVEVRERAAVRAGEEEALLAHLGQHAREVMLLSTCNRTEVYFAGLSGDALAAFQGAWGHALEDHLYSHCGEAAVTHLYRVAAGLDSLVIGETQIQGQVKRAWQDAHARGLSGTLLNKIAQGALAAGKRVRSETGLSDRVVSVSSAAVELAGLALGGLSGRTALILGAGETAELTLTHLRAAGVEDVIVVNRTAERARQLAEKLGGRVCAAEYLHEALPEADVVIASSAAPHYVLHGEAVAAALAGREDRAMFLIDISVPRILAPDIADVRGAHLLNLDDLTAVVNHNMQGRRAALPRAGAIIRESVADLNRWHLTRQAQGLRSVRRELAVASD
- a CDS encoding precorrin-2 dehydrogenase/sirohydrochlorin ferrochelatase family protein, with product MSVLPVFLNLCAQRAVVVGGGAVALRRVRTLLAAELQVTVIAPELHPDLRTLPVQLERRPYREGDLMGARLVVVATDRPDVNAAAAAEARRVGALVNHAADATLGEVRFPATAQRAGVQVAVGTGRELPMLARAVAERVAQLLPGDAQISGWVTAREQALSLEGAGRESALQRLRDDIQAALGVPA
- a CDS encoding DUF2721 domain-containing protein; protein product: MADASLSVLTAMITPAVLISGAGTLLMSTSTRVGRATDRVRHLTARFRFLVSPEGQQEPRAREEKRLIVRQLPRLARRTRLLVRAMTALYVAVALLVLTSILIGGSSLLGEAAGLLPVVVAVLGSASLAFAALLLSFETRLSARTTREEMGFLVGLGEHYAALYDDAYPEAEERTPADLRTE
- a CDS encoding aminotransferase class I/II-fold pyridoxal phosphate-dependent enzyme; translation: MWSSRRAADVPGSVFALMDAAKQRARSAGREVIDLSIGSSDQAPSPAVLETLREATHDPLTYRYPLFSDTRPLREAAAAYLGRRFGVNLDAEREVLPLIGAQEGLAHLLLAVTDPGDTLLLPDPGYPPYLGAAAVAGVRAVTLPLLPERGFLPDLDALPADLRPRALLLNYPNNPTSAVADAAFFRAVAAWCRARGTLLIHDHPYAELTFGDYRAPSALEAGVQGVVELHSLSKTHHMGGFRVGFAAGDADALAALARVKGAVDFHPYLGIQRAAALALGLPDEVGRAGAAVFQERRDALVPALRALGWEVALPQASMYVWAHVPGLTDSVAYAVRAAETTGVAVNPGRAFGERGEGFVRFALIQPPEVLAEAARRLSEVAVCGAVPVSPS